Genomic segment of Streptomyces sp. NBC_00654:
AGCGTGGCCAGACCGCCGATCAGGAAGGTCCCGGCCAGCACGGGTGCCACCTTCTGCACCCCGCCGTAGTCCGCGATGAGCCGCGAGCCGCGCCGGGTGATCAGGAACCCGGCGACCAGCAGCAGCGCGGCCGTCGAGATGCCGTGGTTGACCATGTAGAGCGTGGCGCCCGACTGGCCCTGGCTGGTCATCGCGAAGATGCCCAGGATGATGAAGCCGAAGTGCGAGATCGAGGCGTAGGCGATCAGCCGCTTGATGTCGCGCTGGCCGACCGCGAGCAGCGCCCCGTACACGATGGAGATCAGCGCCAGGACGAGGACGACGGGCGTCGCCCACTTGCTGGCCTCCGGGAAGAGCTGGAGGCAGAAGCGGAGCATCGCGAACGTGCCGACCTTGTCGACGACCGCGGTGATCAGCACGGCGACCGGCGCGGTCGCCTCACCCATCGCATTGGGCAGCCAGGTGTGCAGCGGCCACAGCGGGGCCTTCACCGCGAAGGCGAAGAAGAACCCGAGGAACAGCCACCGCTCGGTGCTGGTCGCCATCTCCAGCGACCCGTTGGCCCGTGCCTCGGCGATCTCGGAGAGCGAGAAGGTCCCCGCGACGACGTACAGGCCGATGACCGCGGCCAGCATGATCAGGCCGCCGGCCAGGTTGTAGAGGAGGAACTTCACCGCGGCGTACGAGCGTTGCGTCGCCGCGTTCTCGTCGCTGCCGGCGTGGGCCCGGTCCCCGAAGCCGCCGATGAGGAAGTACATCGGGATGAGCATGGCTTCGAACAGGATGTAGAAGAGGAAGACGTCGGTGGCCTCGAAGGAGAGGATCACCATCGCTTCGACCATCAGGATCAGGGCGAAGAAGCCCTGGGTGGGCCGCCAGCGCGAGGAGCGCGTCTCCAGGGGGTCGGCGTCGTTCCAGCCGGCCAGGATGACGAAGGGGATCAGCAGGGCGGTGAGCGCGAGGAGCGCCACCCCGATGCCGTCCACGCCCAGTTCGTACCGCACTCCGAAGTCGGCGATCCAGGCGTGCGATTCGGTGAGCTGGTAGCGGGCGCCGCCGGGTTCGAAGCGGAGGAAGACGACGGCCGCCAGGACGAACGTGCCCAGCGAGAAGAGCAGCGCGAGCCATTTGGCGGCGGTGCGCCGGGCGGCCGGGACGGCGGCGGTGACGATCGCACCGATCGCCGGGAGCGCGGCCGTCGCTGTCAGGAGAGGAAAGGACATGGTGATCAGACCGCCCTCATCAGCAGGGTTGCGGCGATGAGCACGGCCGTACCGCCGAACATCGAGACCGCGTAGGAGCGGGCGTAGCCGTTCTGCAGCTTGCGCAGCCGGCCGGAGAGCCCGCCGACCGAGGCGGCCGTGCCGTTGACGACACCGTCGACCAGGGTGTGGTCGACATAGACCAGGGAGCGGGTGAGGTGCTCGCCGCCGCGGACCAGGACCACATGGTTGAAGTCGTCCTGGAGCAGGTCGCGGCGGGCGGCCCGGGTGAGCAGCGAGCCGCGCGGGGCGACGACGGGGACGGGCTTGCGTCCATACATCAGCCAGGCGATGGCGACGCCGATGACCAGGACCACCATGGTGGCGCCGGTGACGGTGGTCGCGCTGACCGGGGCGTGGCCGTGGTCGTGTCCTGTGACGGGCTCCAGCCAGTGCATGAACCGGTCGCCGATGGAGAAGAAGCCACCGGCGAAGACCGAACCGAAGGCCAGCACGATCATGGGGATCGTCATCGACTTCGGGGACTCGTGCGGGTGCGGCTCGTGCCCTTCGGCGTCCGGCTGCCAGCGCTTCTCGCCGAAGAACGTCAGCAGCATCACGCGGGTCATGTAGAACGCGGTGATCGCGGCGCCCAGCAGGGCGACCGAGCCGAGGATCCAGCCCTCGGTGCCGCCCTTGGCGAAGGCCGCCTCGATGATCTTGTCCTTGGAGAAGAAGCCGGACAGACCGGGGAAGCCGATGATCGCGAGATAGCCGAGCCCGAAGGTGATGAAGGTGACCGGCATGTACTTCCGCAGGCCGCCGTACTTGCGCATGTCGACCTCGTCGTTCATGCCGTGCATGACCGAACCGGCACCGAGGAAGAGCCCGGCCTTGAAGAAGCCGTGCGTCACCAGGTGCATGATCGCGAAGACATAGCCGATGGGGCCGAGGCCCGCGGCCAGGATCATGTAGCCGATCTGCGACATCGTCGACCCGGCGAGCGCCTTCTTGATGTCGTCCTTCGCGCAACCGACGATCGCACCGAACAGGAGCGTGACGGCACCGACGATGACGACGGCCATCTGTGCGTCCGGGGCGGCGTTGAAGATCGCGCCGGACCTGACGATGAGATAGACACCCGCGGTCACCATGGTGGCGGCGTGGATGAGGGCGGAGACCGGGGTCGGGCCCTCCATCGCGTCACCGAGCCACGACTGGAGCGGTACCTGGGCCGACTTGCCGCAGGCGGCGAGCAGCAGCATCAGGCCGATGGCCGTCAGCTTGCCCTGGCTCGTCTCACCGGTCGACTCCAGCACCGGGCCGAAGGCGAAGGTGCCGAAGGTGGTGAACATCAGCATGATGGCGATCGACAGGCCCATGTCGCCGACCCGGTTGACCAGGAAGGCCTTCTTGGCCGCGGTGGCCGCGCTGGGCTTGTGCTGCCAGAAGCCGATCAGCAGGTACGACGCCAGGCCGACGCCCTCCCACCCGACGTACAGCAGCAGGTAGTTGTCGGCGATGACGAGCAGGAGCATCGCCGCGAGGAACAGGTTCAGATAGCCGAAGAAGCGGCGCCTGCGCTCGTCGTGCTCCATGTAGCCGATGGAGTAGATGTGGATCAGCGTGCCCACACCCGTGATCAGCAGCACGAACGTCATCGACAGCTGGTCGAGCTGGAAGGCGATGTCGGCCTGGAAGCCCTCGACCGGAATCCAGCTGAACAGCTTCTGGTGCAGGGCCCGGTCCTCGGCCCCCTTGCCCAGCATGTCGAGGAAGAGGACGACTCCGACGACGAACGAGGCGGCGGCGAGCAGTGTGCCGAGCCAGTGTCCGGCACGGTCCAGCCGGCGGCCGCCGCACAGCAGGACCACCGCTCCGAGCAGGGGCGCCGCGACGAGCAGCGCAATCAGGTTCTCCACGATTTCCGACCCCTTACAGCTTCATCAGGCTGGCGTCGTCGACCGAGGCCGAGTGGCGGGAGCGGAA
This window contains:
- a CDS encoding NADH-quinone oxidoreductase subunit M; this translates as MSFPLLTATAALPAIGAIVTAAVPAARRTAAKWLALLFSLGTFVLAAVVFLRFEPGGARYQLTESHAWIADFGVRYELGVDGIGVALLALTALLIPFVILAGWNDADPLETRSSRWRPTQGFFALILMVEAMVILSFEATDVFLFYILFEAMLIPMYFLIGGFGDRAHAGSDENAATQRSYAAVKFLLYNLAGGLIMLAAVIGLYVVAGTFSLSEIAEARANGSLEMATSTERWLFLGFFFAFAVKAPLWPLHTWLPNAMGEATAPVAVLITAVVDKVGTFAMLRFCLQLFPEASKWATPVVLVLALISIVYGALLAVGQRDIKRLIAYASISHFGFIILGIFAMTSQGQSGATLYMVNHGISTAALLLVAGFLITRRGSRLIADYGGVQKVAPVLAGTFLIGGLATLSLPGLAPFVSEFLVLVGTFSAYPVAGIIATSGIVLAALYVLVLYQRTMTGPVKASVQGMPDLKARELVVALPLIALLVLLGVFPKPLTEVVNPAVQHTMQDVQKKDPQPEVEAAK
- the nuoL gene encoding NADH-quinone oxidoreductase subunit L, with translation MENLIALLVAAPLLGAVVLLCGGRRLDRAGHWLGTLLAAASFVVGVVLFLDMLGKGAEDRALHQKLFSWIPVEGFQADIAFQLDQLSMTFVLLITGVGTLIHIYSIGYMEHDERRRRFFGYLNLFLAAMLLLVIADNYLLLYVGWEGVGLASYLLIGFWQHKPSAATAAKKAFLVNRVGDMGLSIAIMLMFTTFGTFAFGPVLESTGETSQGKLTAIGLMLLLAACGKSAQVPLQSWLGDAMEGPTPVSALIHAATMVTAGVYLIVRSGAIFNAAPDAQMAVVIVGAVTLLFGAIVGCAKDDIKKALAGSTMSQIGYMILAAGLGPIGYVFAIMHLVTHGFFKAGLFLGAGSVMHGMNDEVDMRKYGGLRKYMPVTFITFGLGYLAIIGFPGLSGFFSKDKIIEAAFAKGGTEGWILGSVALLGAAITAFYMTRVMLLTFFGEKRWQPDAEGHEPHPHESPKSMTIPMIVLAFGSVFAGGFFSIGDRFMHWLEPVTGHDHGHAPVSATTVTGATMVVLVIGVAIAWLMYGRKPVPVVAPRGSLLTRAARRDLLQDDFNHVVLVRGGEHLTRSLVYVDHTLVDGVVNGTAASVGGLSGRLRKLQNGYARSYAVSMFGGTAVLIAATLLMRAV